The genomic DNA GCAATTGTTTGTTTTGGATATTGACAGTATTGGTATTATAACTTGTTATTTTTTTTATAGCGACTAAAAAAGAGCGATGAATTCTTAAAAATAAACCTTCAGGCAATTTGTCCTCCATTTCTGTAATAGATTGATAGGTTTTGTAACAATCTGTGGCAGTATAAATTAGCAAATAATTCCCTTGAGATTCAAAATAATCTATTTCATCTAAAAAAAGCTTCACCATTTTTCTTT from uncultured Flavobacterium sp. includes the following:
- a CDS encoding LytTR family DNA-binding domain-containing protein encodes the protein LEAVDYILKPISLERFTKAISKYTKIRELNEIVLHSKIQETDRAFIFVKCERKMVKLFLDEIDYFESQGNYLLIYTATDCYKTYQSITEMEDKLPEGLFLRIHRSFLVAIKKITSYNTNTVNIQNKQLPVGRFYNSAVSYLLNSLRSLAN